The Vulpes lagopus strain Blue_001 chromosome 24, ASM1834538v1, whole genome shotgun sequence genome has a window encoding:
- the LOC121482109 gene encoding glutathione S-transferase kappa 1-like has protein sequence MIGKSNGFSLTLVQGGKTYKYGKGPLPPTLELFYDVLSPLSWLGFEVLCRYKNIWNISLQLRPSLIAGIMKDSRKQLPALLPRKAQYLKNDIRLRGQHVQVPMQFPKDFFFVILDKGSLSAMRFLTAVTMKHPEMLEEVSRELWMRVWSRDEDITEPQSILAAAEKAGMSTEQAQGLLEKIVTPKVKNELKENTEAAGKYRAFGLPVTVAQLDGQTHMLFGSDRMELLGEKWMGPGPAAINPKL, from the exons ATGATTGGAAAATCAAATGGCTTTTCTCTGACTCTTGTTCAAGGTGGAAAAACTTACAAATACGGGAAG GGGCCCCTGCCGCCTACCCTGGAGCTCTTCTACGATGTACTGTCCCCCCTATCCTGGCTGGGCTTCGAGGTCCTGTGCCGGTATAAGAACATCTGGAACATCAGCCTGCAGTTGCGCCCCAGCCTCATTGCAGGGATCATGAAAGACAGCAGAAAGCAGCTGCCAGCTCTGCTTCCCCGCAAAGCCCAATACCTGAAAAATGACATTAGACTCCGAGGACAGCATGTCCAGGTTCCCATGCAGTTCCCCAAGGATTTCTTCTTTGTGATCCTTGATAAAGGAAGTTTATCAGCCATGAGATTCCTCACTGCCGTGACCATGAAACACCCAGAGATGCTGGAGGAAGTGTCCAGGGAACTATGGATGCGTGTCTGGTCACGGGATGAAGACATCACAGAACCTCAGAGCATCTTAGCCGCTGCAGAGAAGGCCGGCATGTCTACAGAACAAGCCCAGGGACTTCTGGAAAAGATCGTAACACCAAAGGTGAAAAACGAGCTCAAGGAGAACACTGAGGCAGCCGGCAAATATAGGGCCTTTGGACTGCCAGTCACTGTGGCCCAACTGGATGGCCAAACCCACATGCTATTTGGCTCTGATAGGATGGAGTTGCTGGGAGAGAAGTGGATGGGCCCTGGGCCTGCAGCCATAAACCCCAAACTTTAA